The following coding sequences are from one Gossypium raimondii isolate GPD5lz chromosome 4, ASM2569854v1, whole genome shotgun sequence window:
- the LOC105780332 gene encoding fructose-1,6-bisphosphatase, chloroplastic, translating to MVQAISTSSCCNILFSKSHRSTSPHSLHRFNHYSPSFAHRISTGVQRKALELPLPETVTQQVQNKEQRKTQFALENLTSWLLKQELAGNIDAELTIVLSSISLACKQIASLLQRSSIINLTGGQGTINVQGEDQKKLDVISNELFCNCLRSSGRTGIIASEEEDIPVAVEETYSGNYIVVFDPIDGSANIDTALTTGSIFGIYGPDEQCLIDLDDTSTLDEAREKCIINVCQPGRNLLVAGYCLYSSSVVFTISLGKGVFAFTLDPTYGEFVLTHENIKIPESGKIYSFNEGNYDLWDDKLKNYLDHLRQPGSNGKPYSGRYIGCLVGEIHRMLLRGGIYGNPKNKNNKNGNLRLLYECAPMSFLIEQAGGTAIDGVQRILDIVPEQVHQRTPIFIGSPDEVQKLQKYLA from the exons atggttcAGGCAATTTCAACTTCGTCCTGTTGCAATATCCTCTTCTCAAAGTCACATCGATCCACCTCTCCTCATAGTCTTCATCGTTTCAATCACTACTCGCCAAGTTTCGCACACAGAATTTCCACCGGCGTTCAACGTAAAGCGCTGGAACTTCCATTGCCGGAAACAGTGACACAACAAGTCCAAAACAAGGAGCAAAGGAAGACCCAGTTTGCACTCGAGAATTTAACCTCTTGGCTGTTGAAACAAGAACTAGCAGGCAACATTGACGCCGAGCTCACTATTGTTCTATCAAGCATCTCCTTGGCTTGTAAACAGATAGCTTCGTTGCTCCAAAGATCAAGCATTATTAATCTCACCGGCGGCCAAGGTACTATCAATGTCCAAGGTGAAGACCAGAAGAAGCTGGACGTTATATCCAATGAG TTGTTCTGCAACTGCCTAAGATCAAGTGGACGAACAGGGATTATAGCATCAGAGGAAGAAGATATACCTGTTGCAGTTGAAGAAACTTATTCTGGAAACTACATTGTTGTCTTTGATCCTATTGATGGATCAGCAAATATTGATACTGCATTAACAACTGGATCAATCTTTGGCATATATGGCCCTGACGAGCAATGCCTTATCGATCTCGATGATACCTCCACG CTTGATGAAGCAAGAGAAAAATGCATCATCAATGTTTGCCAGCCAGGGAGAAATTTATTGGTTGCTGGCTATTGTCTATATTCAAGCTCTGTAGTGTTCACCATCTCCTTAGGCAAGGGGGTGTTTGCATTCACCCTAGATCCCACTTATGGAGAATTTGTGTTAACACATGAGAATATCAAAATACCTGAGTCAGGTAAAATTTACTCTTTCAATGAAGGAAATTATGACCTCTGGGATGACAAACTGAAGAACTACCTTGACCACCTTAGGCAACCAGGATCCAATGGCAAACCATACTCAGGCCGCTACATAGGTTGCCTTGTTGGTGAAATTCATCGAATGCTGCTTCGTGGTGGCATCTATGGCAACCCTAAgaacaagaacaacaaaaatGGAAATCTGAGGCTACTATATGAGTGTGCACCAATGAGCTTTTTAATAGAACAAGCTGGTGGCACTGCAATAGATGGAGTTCAAAGAATTCTTGACATCGTACCTGAGCAG GTACACCAACGTACACCAATTTTCATTGGAAGCCCAGATGAAGTTCAGAAATTACAGAAGTACTTGGCTTGA
- the LOC105781047 gene encoding laccase-7, whose translation MRNPVLLLVGVLTLVVATTASAAVVEHTFNVQNLTVTRLCNRQLIVAVNGSFPGPRIRVREGDTLIVHVYNKSPYNLTVHWHGVFQKLSCWADGPNMITQCPMLPGNKYTYKFKISGQEGTLWWHAHVSWLRATVHGALIIRPKSGHKYPFPKPHREVTIILGEWWNANVMDVEDEAVTSGGLPNISDAFTINGWPGDLYPCSQNHMYKLKVEPGKTYLLRIVNTALNGQLFYKIANHNLTVVAVDAAYTKPYVTNIIMIAPGQTVDALLVADQDIGSYYMAASPYSTSVGIPYDNTTTRGVVVYDGAPPIATPLMPTLPAFNDTATAYKFSSSLNGLKDGPHWAQVPKNVDYKMFVTVGLGFTPCEANRTCLGPKGTKLSASMNNQSFVPPKRMSLLQAFYSNVDGIYTTDFPAKPPIEFDYTNATINNYNPAFLFAPKVTKVTKLKFNSTVEMMLQNTAIIGVENHPMHLHGSNFHVLAQGFGNYNPSKHREMFNLVDPQIRNTIGVPAGGWAVIRFTADNPGVWIMHCHLDSHLTYGLGTVFMVENGPTPETTLPLPPVDLPNC comes from the exons ATGAGGAACCCTGTTTTGTTGCTTGTCGGCGTTTTAACTCTTGTGGTGGCTACAACAGCTTCAGCAGCAGTAGTGGAACACACATTCAAT GTTCAAAACTTGACAGTTACTCGACTATGCAATCGCCAGCTGATTGTTGCAGTAAACGGTAGCTTCCCTGGTCCGAGAATCCGAGTTCGAGAGGGTGACACACTTATTGTTCATGTCTATAACAAGTCACCCTACAACTTGACTGTTCACTG GCATGGAGTGTTTCAAAAACTGAGCTGCTGGGCGGATGGACCCAACATGATAACTCAGTGTCCCATGCTCCCTGggaataaatatacatacaagTTCAAAATCAGCGGTCAAGAAGGAACCCTGTGGTGGCATGCTCATGTCTCGTGGCTACGAGCCACCGTCCATGGCGCACTCATTATTCGTCCGAAATCAGGCCACAAGTATCCCTTCCCTAAGCCCCACAGAGAAGTCACTATCATATTAG GCGAGTGGTGGAATGCTAACGTCATGGATGTTGAGGACGAGGCCGTGACCAGTGGAGGTTTACCAAATATTTCTGATGCTTTCACTATAAATGGATGGCCCGGAGATCTCTATCCATGCTCTCAAAACC ACATGTACAAGCTTAAGGTTGAGCCAGGAAAGACTTATCTCTTACGCATAGTCAACACTGCACTCAACGGACAGCTTTTCTACAAGATAGCGAATCACAACCTGACGGTTGTCGCCGTCGACGCTGCCTATACGAAACCTTAtgtcaccaacatcatcatgaTAGCCCCAGGTCAGACCGTCGACGCATTGCTAGTCGCCGATCAAGACATTGGGTCGTATTACATGGCCGCTAGTCCGTATTCTACCTCAGTTGGTATACCGTATGATAATACTACCACAAGGGGCGTCGTGGTGTATGATGGTGCCCCACCCATAGCAACGCCGTTAATGCCAACCCTCCCCGCTTTCAATGACACCGCTACGGCTTACAAGTTCTCTAGTAGTTTAAACGGTTTGAAGGATGGACCTCATTGGGCACAGGTTCCAAAAAACGTGGACTACAAAATGTTTGTGACTGTTGGATTGGGGTTCACTCCTTGCGAAGCAAACAGGACATGCCTGGGTCCAAAGGGAACCAAACTCTCAGCGAGCATGAACAACCAATCCTTCGTGCCACCCAAGAGAATGTCATTGCTGCAAGCCTTCTATTCGAACGTGGATGGCATCTACACCACGGATTTCCCTGCCAAGCCCCCCATTGAATTTGACTATACCAATGCTACTATCAACAACTACAACCCAGCGTTTCTCTTTGCTCCAAAAGTTACTAAGGTGACGAAGCTAAAGTTCAACTCAACAGTGGAGATGATGCTTCAGAACACTGCTATTATTGGAGTGGAGAATCATCCCATGCACCTCCATGGCTCAAACTTCCACGTATTGGCTCAAGGGTTTGGGAACTATAACCCTTCCAAGCATAGGGAGATGTTCAACCTTGTCGACCCACAAATTCGTAACACCATTGGCGTTCCAGCTGGAGGATGGGCAGTCATTAGATTCACAGCCGATAATCCAG GTGTATGGATAATGCATTGCCACTTGGACTCGCACTTGACCTATGGCCTCGGCACTGTTTTCATGGTTGAGAATGGACCAACTCCCGAAACAACTTTGCCTTTACCTCCGGTAGATCTACCAAATTGCTAG